TGGGGATCGACAGTCAGTAATGCGCCAGCCTCAAGCTCGGATTCCATGTGATGGAGAGCCGCAATGACCTGCGGCCCGACCGACTGCGGACTGACGTCATCGGTCCGTAACTGCACGACGCTTGGTTTTTCTCCGTGAGTGGCGGCGAGGATGCCGCCGAAATCCATGTCATGTGTGAGGACGACACAATTGTGTTCGGCCGCGTAGGCCATGATTTCGGAATCGGGCGCATCGCCCCGGCCAACGGCGGACCAGTGCAATGCCTCGAATCCTACGTCTTTTAACAAAGTCGCCCAGCGCGGAGAGAGGTTCATGTCGACCAGCAACTTCATGCGCCCGGAAGAACAACTTCGCGCTCTTCCGCGAGCCACGCGGCGTAGCGAAGAGCTTGCAAGATATCTTCTCGTTCGAGATACGGATAATCGGCCAGAATTTCTTCAATCGTATGTCCGGCGCCGATCTGTCCCACAACCATGCCGACCGTAACTCGCAGACCTCGAATGCAGGCCTTGCCTCCCATGACGCCGGGCTCCTGGGTAATGCGTTCAAACCGCGTCATCCAAGTTCTCCCTTCGATGATCATTGAGCAGAGAATACCACGAAGTTTCGCAATTCCTTCCTGCCTGCTACGTGTTCCCATATCTCTCCCAAATAAACTCGGCAATCCCCTCGTACGCCTTGGTCAACGTCTGCTCATCCGGCAGGAACACGATGCGGAAGTGCTGCGTGCCGGGTTTTTGTCCGAAGCCGGAGCCATGCACGACCATGACGTGCTTCTGCCGAATCAGTTCCTTCACAAACGTTTCATCGCTCTCCGGGATATCGATTTTGGGGTAAGCATAGAAAGCCCCGCGCGGCGCGACGCAGCTCACCCGGGGCGTCGCCTCGCACCATTTCTGTGTGAGATCGCGGCGGGAGCGCAGTTTGCGCTGCACTTCAATGAGATGATCCTGCGGCCCTTCCAGCGCGGGCTTGATCGCATACTGCTCGGGATGATTGGCGCAGAGGCGCGCGCGCAACAGGCGATGCACGCCCTCAGTGTAAGTTTTCACCGCGGCGGCATCTCCGGAGACGATGCCCCATCCGATGCGCCATCCCGGTACGAGATAATTCTTCGACATGCCGCCAAACGT
Above is a window of Candidatus Sulfotelmatobacter sp. DNA encoding:
- a CDS encoding DUF433 domain-containing protein, giving the protein MTRFERITQEPGVMGGKACIRGLRVTVGMVVGQIGAGHTIEEILADYPYLEREDILQALRYAAWLAEEREVVLPGA
- a CDS encoding DUF5615 family PIN-like protein, producing the protein MKLLVDMNLSPRWATLLKDVGFEALHWSAVGRGDAPDSEIMAYAAEHNCVVLTHDMDFGGILAATHGEKPSVVQLRTDDVSPQSVGPQVIAALHHMESELEAGALLTVDPQRLRVRLLPLTRKE